The following coding sequences are from one Treponema bryantii window:
- the trpA gene encoding tryptophan synthase subunit alpha, whose amino-acid sequence MKDNKIKLMSHLVAGYPTDELAFTAARALVDGGASILEVQLPFSDPSADGPAIQGACTEVLKRGYKTEDGLIFIAKLHKEFPEVSIYLMSYGSLVYTPGVENFCKKAAAAGVTGMIIPDLPFDFDEGLTAACQKNGMNNIPVAAPSMSPVRLKKMATAGFPYIYAALRTGITGTETSVDKATIDFLKATGEGGSKLYGGFGISNGNQAKALADSVEAIVAGSVFVRIITENKDNSEDLYKAVRAKAEELTNKNN is encoded by the coding sequence ATGAAAGACAATAAAATAAAACTTATGAGTCATCTTGTTGCAGGTTATCCTACAGATGAACTTGCGTTTACTGCAGCGCGGGCACTTGTTGACGGTGGTGCTTCTATCCTGGAAGTTCAGCTTCCATTTTCAGATCCTAGTGCAGATGGTCCTGCGATTCAGGGCGCATGTACAGAAGTGCTTAAGCGTGGTTATAAAACAGAAGATGGATTGATCTTTATTGCAAAACTTCATAAGGAGTTTCCCGAAGTTTCAATTTATCTTATGAGCTATGGTTCTCTGGTTTATACCCCTGGAGTTGAAAACTTCTGTAAGAAGGCTGCAGCTGCCGGAGTTACCGGAATGATAATTCCAGATCTTCCTTTTGATTTTGATGAAGGACTTACAGCAGCCTGTCAGAAAAATGGAATGAATAATATTCCTGTAGCAGCACCAAGCATGAGTCCTGTGCGTCTTAAGAAAATGGCAACAGCAGGTTTTCCTTATATCTATGCTGCCTTAAGAACAGGTATTACAGGAACTGAAACTTCAGTAGATAAAGCAACTATTGATTTTCTGAAAGCAACTGGAGAAGGCGGAAGTAAGCTTTACGGTGGGTTTGGAATTTCAAATGGAAATCAGGCAAAGGCTCTTGCAGACAGTGTTGAAGCAATTGTTGCGGGCAGTGTTTTTGTCCGAATAATCACAGAGAATAAAGATAATTCTGAAGATCTTTATAAAGCAGTTCGTGCTAAAGCAGAAGAGCTGACAAATAAAAACAATTAA
- the trpB gene encoding tryptophan synthase subunit beta, with the protein MTHSDNGFFNSFGGKYVAEVLRGPLDELEIAFKEAMADPSFIKELETIQRDYIGRETPLLFAETATNLLGGAQIYIKLEGLANTGAHKINNAIGQCLLAKRMGKKRIIAETGAGQHGVAAAAACAKLGLDCTVYMGEVDVRRQQPNVAAMELYGAKVHAVTSGSRTLKDAVNEAMRDWAANPDTTHYVLGSALGPAPFPDMVREFQSVIGREVEKQVKERGLDVAAMIACVGGGSNSIGFFSPFIDKKEPVLIGVEAGGIGDGVGENAARMTGNAGREGIMHGYKSRFLLDDDGQALPTRSISAGLDYCGIGPQLAALGCSGRIKFTSARDDEALNAVKFFAKNEGVLFAMESAHAGAEAIRLAPTLPKDKAIIINMSGRGDKDVFITSPVFRKTEWLSFLHSEIERLEANEDIHTAQIMGK; encoded by the coding sequence ATGACGCATTCAGACAACGGATTTTTTAACAGTTTTGGCGGTAAATATGTAGCGGAAGTTTTAAGAGGTCCGCTGGATGAATTGGAAATTGCTTTTAAGGAAGCAATGGCAGATCCGTCATTTATAAAAGAACTTGAAACAATTCAGAGGGATTATATTGGTCGTGAAACTCCGCTTCTTTTTGCAGAGACAGCAACAAATCTTTTAGGTGGAGCTCAGATTTATATAAAGCTTGAAGGCCTCGCAAATACTGGCGCACATAAAATCAATAATGCAATTGGACAGTGTCTGCTTGCAAAGCGCATGGGTAAAAAACGAATTATTGCAGAGACAGGAGCTGGGCAGCATGGAGTTGCAGCTGCAGCTGCCTGCGCAAAACTTGGCCTTGATTGTACTGTTTACATGGGCGAGGTTGATGTTCGCCGTCAGCAGCCGAATGTTGCAGCAATGGAACTTTACGGAGCAAAGGTACATGCAGTTACAAGTGGTAGTCGTACCTTAAAAGATGCTGTAAATGAAGCAATGCGTGACTGGGCCGCAAATCCTGATACAACACATTACGTTCTGGGTAGTGCCCTTGGTCCGGCTCCTTTTCCAGATATGGTCAGAGAATTTCAGAGTGTAATTGGACGGGAAGTTGAAAAGCAGGTTAAGGAACGTGGTCTTGATGTTGCTGCAATGATTGCCTGCGTAGGCGGTGGTTCTAATTCTATAGGATTCTTTTCACCATTCATTGATAAAAAAGAACCTGTTCTTATTGGGGTAGAAGCAGGTGGAATCGGAGATGGAGTTGGTGAGAATGCAGCCCGTATGACAGGAAATGCAGGTCGCGAAGGAATTATGCATGGTTATAAATCACGATTCCTTCTTGATGATGATGGACAGGCCTTACCAACCCGTTCCATTTCTGCAGGTCTTGATTATTGTGGAATTGGACCACAGCTTGCAGCTCTAGGTTGCAGTGGCCGTATTAAGTTTACTTCAGCGCGAGATGACGAAGCTCTTAATGCAGTTAAATTTTTTGCAAAGAACGAAGGTGTTCTTTTCGCAATGGAAAGTGCACATGCCGGAGCAGAAGCAATTCGTCTTGCACCGACACTTCCAAAAGATAAAGCAATCATCATAAATATGAGTGGACGTGGTGACAAGGATGTATTCATTACATCACCAGTTTTCCGTAAAACAGAATGGCTTTCATTCCTTCATTCAGAAATAGAACGACTTGAAGCAAATGAAGATATTCATACAGCACAGATAATGGGGAAGTAA
- a CDS encoding exodeoxyribonuclease III — protein sequence MKIISWNVNGIRAVEKKGFIDWLLGCGADVVCIQETKANPGQLSPELLAPGGVYKSYFSSAKRPGYSGTAIFTKTEPDSVEIMGDERFDDEGRVTIAKFGKLAVISAYFPNSQDAGARLDYKLAFCDTMLKKCDQLVADGFNIVLCGDYNIAHKPIDLANPKANEGNAGYLPEERAWMDKFTGAGYVDTFRHFCEEPKQYTWWSYRFHAREKNIGWRIDYQCVNPSFIEKVKSSTILADVLGSDHCPISVEIE from the coding sequence ATGAAAATCATTTCATGGAACGTAAACGGTATTCGTGCTGTAGAAAAAAAAGGCTTCATTGACTGGCTGCTTGGTTGTGGCGCAGATGTTGTATGTATTCAGGAAACAAAGGCTAATCCCGGTCAATTGTCGCCTGAGCTCTTAGCTCCTGGCGGTGTTTATAAATCATACTTTTCAAGTGCAAAACGCCCAGGCTATTCTGGAACTGCAATCTTTACAAAAACAGAACCCGACAGCGTTGAAATTATGGGTGATGAACGCTTTGATGATGAAGGCCGTGTAACAATTGCCAAGTTCGGAAAACTTGCTGTAATTTCTGCCTATTTTCCAAACAGTCAGGATGCTGGTGCACGTCTGGACTACAAGCTTGCTTTCTGTGATACCATGCTTAAAAAATGCGACCAGCTTGTTGCAGATGGTTTTAATATCGTACTCTGTGGTGACTACAATATCGCTCACAAACCTATAGATCTTGCAAATCCTAAAGCAAACGAAGGAAATGCCGGCTACCTGCCGGAAGAACGTGCCTGGATGGATAAGTTCACCGGGGCCGGTTATGTAGATACATTCCGCCATTTCTGTGAAGAGCCAAAACAGTATACCTGGTGGAGCTACCGCTTCCATGCCCGTGAAAAGAATATCGGGTGGCGTATAGATTACCAGTGTGTAAATCCATCATTTATTGAAAAAGTAAAATCCTCAACAATTCTTGCAGATGTCCTTGGATCCGATCATTGTCCGATATCAGTTGAAATTGAATAA